A window of the Emys orbicularis isolate rEmyOrb1 chromosome 1, rEmyOrb1.hap1, whole genome shotgun sequence genome harbors these coding sequences:
- the RPL28 gene encoding LOW QUALITY PROTEIN: large ribosomal subunit protein eL28 (The sequence of the model RefSeq protein was modified relative to this genomic sequence to represent the inferred CDS: inserted 4 bases in 3 codons; deleted 2 bases in 1 codon; substituted 1 base at 1 genomic stop codon), with protein MFAHLQCQTVWSCPGFIIKTQEHTXTEPNNLQAKNSFLYNGLIRHKILXPAAVGKGFIVVVKKCTCQRKTATSYXKTNVXKETSIVLHSLCHIILMHYPKCFHMTAPSCANAILRSQKPLAVKKKPGRASIDFKARRGSSDHLV; from the exons atgtttgctcATTTGCAGTGTCAGACGGTCTGGAGCTGCCCTGGATTCATTATTAAAACACAAGAGCACAC AACTGAACCCAACAATCTTCAAGCCAAGAACTCTTTCCTTTACAATGGCCTGATCCGTCACAAGATAC CGCCAGCCGCTGTGGGGAAAGGGTTCATCGTGGTTGTC AAAAAATGTACGTGTCAGCGTAAAACAGCCACATCCTACTAAAAGACCAACG AAAAAGAAACTAGCATTGTGCTGCACAGCCTTTGCCACATCATCCTCATGCACTACCCAAAATGCTTCCACATGACTGCTCCCTCTTGTGCCAATGCCATTCTGAGGAGCCAGAAACCACTTGCAGTAAAGAAGAAGCCTGGCAGGGCttccatagatttcaaggccaggagGGGCTCttctgatcatctagtgtga